The proteins below are encoded in one region of Apium graveolens cultivar Ventura chromosome 4, ASM990537v1, whole genome shotgun sequence:
- the LOC141721177 gene encoding uncharacterized protein LOC141721177 isoform X1, whose translation MQGYCSCSPNPFKFTPPKILTGVFSGAVKICNLKTPKHFHLRSNLPSMQFPFFNKLQGCNFHTAWKLCDLIQSRWINISWGFPSSIVCMYCICLCLVAEAHDDQLSSLYYACENVQNYYAGVQHLSGDKLKKKLNIIISEHQSLPYTKVWDAIKILDAADVDVPEASADVIEIYSLQTVPKSLAGKPDGWNREHLWPRSYGLITHQSLTDLHNIRAADANVNSSRGNKYYGECSPDTNHCLKPATKEAAPDTETDKKRWAPPLQVRGDIARALMYMAVCYGFPQSDGGVNLKLSDFPRTANNEMGLLTTLLRWNNLDPPSREEKLRNERVCRLYQHNRNPFVDHPEYASLVWEQVPQSTQSSYPHRPKNGSSNYTRAIKRDI comes from the exons ATGCAGGGGTATTGTTCTTGTTCACCGAACCCTTTCAAATTCACACCACCAAAAATCCTCACCGGAGTTTTTTCAGGCGCCGTAAAAATATGCAACTTGAAGACCCCCAAGCACTTTCACCTCCGATCAAACTTACCCAGTATGCAGTTTCCATTTTTCAACAAGCTTCAAGGTTGCAATTTTCACACTGCTTG GAAGCTATGCGATCTTATACAGTCCAGATGGATTAACATTTCTTGGGGCTTTCCTTCTTCAATCGTTTGCATGTACTGCATCTGCCTATGTCTTGTGGCAGAGGCTCATGATGATCAACTTTCATCACTTTATTATGCCTGTGAAAATGTTCAAAATTATTATGCTGGTGTACAGCATTTGAGTGGTGacaaattaaagaaaaaattGAATATTATAATCTCTGAGCATCAATCCCTTCCATACACAAAG GTCTGGGATGCTATCAAGATCCTGGATGCTGCTGATGTGGATGTACCAGAAGCCTCCGCTGATGT AATTGAAATTTACTCGTTGCAAACTGTCCCAAAGAGCTTAGCTGGAAAACCTGACGGATGGAACA GAGAACATCTGTGGCCTCGCTCTTATGGGCTCATCACACATCAGTCACTAACTGACTTGCACAATATTAGGGCAGCAGACGCGAACG TTAATTCATCTAGGGGAAACAAGTACTATGGAGAATGTAGTCCTGATACAAACCATTGTCTGAAACCAGCTACTAAAGAAGCTGCCCCTGACACAGAAACAGACAAGAAGAGGTGGGCGCCACCCTTACAG GTTAGAGGGGACATTGCAAGAGCGTTGATGTATATGGCAGTTTGTTATGGCTTTCCTCAATCAGACGGAGGGGTTAATCTAAAGCTGTCTGATTTCCCGAGAACTG CAAATAATGAGATGGGTTTGCTTACCACGCTCTTAAGATGGAACAATCTTGATCCACCTTCTAGGGAAGAAAAGTTGCGAAACGAAAGAGTATGCAGATTGTACCAGCACAATAGAAATCCTTTTGTTGATCATCCAGAATATGCTAGTCTTGTATGGGAGCAAGTTCCTCAAAGTACACAAAGCTCTTATCCACATCGTCCAAAGAATGGATCATCCAACTATACTAGAGCTATCAAAAGAGACATCTGA
- the LOC141721177 gene encoding uncharacterized protein LOC141721177 isoform X2: MQLEDPQALSPPIKLTQYAVSIFQQASRKLCDLIQSRWINISWGFPSSIVCMYCICLCLVAEAHDDQLSSLYYACENVQNYYAGVQHLSGDKLKKKLNIIISEHQSLPYTKVWDAIKILDAADVDVPEASADVIEIYSLQTVPKSLAGKPDGWNREHLWPRSYGLITHQSLTDLHNIRAADANVNSSRGNKYYGECSPDTNHCLKPATKEAAPDTETDKKRWAPPLQVRGDIARALMYMAVCYGFPQSDGGVNLKLSDFPRTANNEMGLLTTLLRWNNLDPPSREEKLRNERVCRLYQHNRNPFVDHPEYASLVWEQVPQSTQSSYPHRPKNGSSNYTRAIKRDI; encoded by the exons ATGCAACTTGAAGACCCCCAAGCACTTTCACCTCCGATCAAACTTACCCAGTATGCAGTTTCCATTTTTCAACAAGCTTCAAG GAAGCTATGCGATCTTATACAGTCCAGATGGATTAACATTTCTTGGGGCTTTCCTTCTTCAATCGTTTGCATGTACTGCATCTGCCTATGTCTTGTGGCAGAGGCTCATGATGATCAACTTTCATCACTTTATTATGCCTGTGAAAATGTTCAAAATTATTATGCTGGTGTACAGCATTTGAGTGGTGacaaattaaagaaaaaattGAATATTATAATCTCTGAGCATCAATCCCTTCCATACACAAAG GTCTGGGATGCTATCAAGATCCTGGATGCTGCTGATGTGGATGTACCAGAAGCCTCCGCTGATGT AATTGAAATTTACTCGTTGCAAACTGTCCCAAAGAGCTTAGCTGGAAAACCTGACGGATGGAACA GAGAACATCTGTGGCCTCGCTCTTATGGGCTCATCACACATCAGTCACTAACTGACTTGCACAATATTAGGGCAGCAGACGCGAACG TTAATTCATCTAGGGGAAACAAGTACTATGGAGAATGTAGTCCTGATACAAACCATTGTCTGAAACCAGCTACTAAAGAAGCTGCCCCTGACACAGAAACAGACAAGAAGAGGTGGGCGCCACCCTTACAG GTTAGAGGGGACATTGCAAGAGCGTTGATGTATATGGCAGTTTGTTATGGCTTTCCTCAATCAGACGGAGGGGTTAATCTAAAGCTGTCTGATTTCCCGAGAACTG CAAATAATGAGATGGGTTTGCTTACCACGCTCTTAAGATGGAACAATCTTGATCCACCTTCTAGGGAAGAAAAGTTGCGAAACGAAAGAGTATGCAGATTGTACCAGCACAATAGAAATCCTTTTGTTGATCATCCAGAATATGCTAGTCTTGTATGGGAGCAAGTTCCTCAAAGTACACAAAGCTCTTATCCACATCGTCCAAAGAATGGATCATCCAACTATACTAGAGCTATCAAAAGAGACATCTGA
- the LOC141721177 gene encoding uncharacterized protein LOC141721177 isoform X3, with the protein MQGYCSCSPNPFKFTPPKILTGVFSGAVKICNLKTPKHFHLRSNLPSMQFPFFNKLQGCNFHTAWKLCDLIQSRWINISWGFPSSIVCMYCICLCLVAEAHDDQLSSLYYACENVQNYYAGVQHLSGDKLKKKLNIIISEHQSLPYTKVWDAIKILDAADVDVPEASADVIEIYSLQTVPKSLAGKPDGWNREHLWPRSYGLITHQSLTDLHNIRAADANVNSSRGNKYYGECSPDTNHCLKPATKEAAPDTETDKKRLEGTLQER; encoded by the exons ATGCAGGGGTATTGTTCTTGTTCACCGAACCCTTTCAAATTCACACCACCAAAAATCCTCACCGGAGTTTTTTCAGGCGCCGTAAAAATATGCAACTTGAAGACCCCCAAGCACTTTCACCTCCGATCAAACTTACCCAGTATGCAGTTTCCATTTTTCAACAAGCTTCAAGGTTGCAATTTTCACACTGCTTG GAAGCTATGCGATCTTATACAGTCCAGATGGATTAACATTTCTTGGGGCTTTCCTTCTTCAATCGTTTGCATGTACTGCATCTGCCTATGTCTTGTGGCAGAGGCTCATGATGATCAACTTTCATCACTTTATTATGCCTGTGAAAATGTTCAAAATTATTATGCTGGTGTACAGCATTTGAGTGGTGacaaattaaagaaaaaattGAATATTATAATCTCTGAGCATCAATCCCTTCCATACACAAAG GTCTGGGATGCTATCAAGATCCTGGATGCTGCTGATGTGGATGTACCAGAAGCCTCCGCTGATGT AATTGAAATTTACTCGTTGCAAACTGTCCCAAAGAGCTTAGCTGGAAAACCTGACGGATGGAACA GAGAACATCTGTGGCCTCGCTCTTATGGGCTCATCACACATCAGTCACTAACTGACTTGCACAATATTAGGGCAGCAGACGCGAACG TTAATTCATCTAGGGGAAACAAGTACTATGGAGAATGTAGTCCTGATACAAACCATTGTCTGAAACCAGCTACTAAAGAAGCTGCCCCTGACACAGAAACAGACAAGAAGAG GTTAGAGGGGACATTGCAAGAGCGTTGA
- the LOC141719825 gene encoding RING-H2 finger protein ATL43-like, translating into MGATCSRITFSWAWGFFTLSFYGIFEPTYIMGYQLFFPEPNSTGTGFEATHLASLWLVRAVRAGLPCDSCGLGSCGLMRSRVLKLVFVFGSPNLASCAGYCTFHSAYVSLFLSQAEDYDFAASTSKPTLTSPPPPENYNQDQNKAPSKPNIAMIVVALTSTFIIGFLIFLYLKHSKTINTGYPHNSRGNVEPCITRRNSGIDPNFIDLLPVFRFSSLKGQIDRLECTVCLTNYEALEVLRLLPKCKHAYHVECVDTWLDSHSTSPLCRCRVNPEDILLIEHNTTVSVALKEQSQLNHDQELVAAFHRCPRRHSSAGEGKSNNGDRYLQIIVQKPIGSRRSLGGRLIRLILISDMSFISNSYLVFGLLFLKSDTHSLYPWNQI; encoded by the exons ATGGGTGCCACATGTTCGAGGATCACTTTTAGTTGGGCCTGGGGTTTCTTTACATTGAGCTTTTATGGTATATTTGAACCTACTTATATTATGGGCTATCAGTTGTTTTTTCCGGAGCCGAATTCTACCGGAACTGGTTTCGAAGCAACACATCTTGCATCATT ATGGCTCGTGCGGGCTGTGCGAGCTGGCTTGCCGTGCGACTCGTGCGGGCTTGGCTCGTGCGGGCTCATGCGGTCCCGGGTTCTAAAATTGGTATTCGTGTTCGGTTCACCTAATTTAGCGAgctgtgcgg GCTATTGTACATTTCACTCTGCCTATGTCTCCCTTTTTCTCTCCCAAGCAGAGGATTATGACTTTGCTGCTTCAACCTCGAAACCTACCCTGACATCTCCACCACCTCCAGAGAATTATAACCAAGATCAAAACAAGGCACCGTCCAAGCCCAACATCGCCATGATTGTAGTTGCTCTGACATCCACTTTCATAATCGGGTTCCTAATATTTCTCTATTTGAAGCACTCAAAGACCATAAACACTGGGTATCCCCACAATTCCAGAGGAAACGTAGAGCCTTGCATTACCCGTAGAAACTCTGGTATCGATCCCAATTTCATAGATTTGCTGCCAGTTTTTCGGTTTAGTTCACTCAAAGGTCAAATAGACAGACTAGAATGCACAGTTTGCTTGACAAACTATGAAGCCTTGGAAGTGCTAAGATTACTCCCAAAATGCAAACACGCGTACCATGTAGAATGTGTTGATACATGGCTAGACTCTCATTCTACTTCCCCACTTTGTCGCTGTCGAGTTAACCCAGAAGATATACTTCTAATCGAACACAACACAACTGTAAGTGTAGCTCTAAAAGAGCAGTCTCAACTAAACCATGATCAAGAACTTGTTGCAGCCTTTCATCGATGCCCCCGCAGGCATTCATCTGCAGGTGAGGGGAAAAGTAATAATGGCGATAGGTACCTCCAAATTATTGTACAAAAACCAATAGGTTCACGAAGATCATTAGGGGGTCGTTTGATTCGGCTCATTCTGATATCAGATATGTCGTTCATTTCAAACTCATACTTGGTGTTTGGTTTACTGTTTTTGAAATCGGATACTCATTCTTTATATCCATGGAATCAGATTTGA
- the LOC141721179 gene encoding AP-2 complex subunit sigma, which produces MIRFILLQNRQGKTRLAKYYVPLEESEKHKVEYEVHRLVVNRDPKFTNFVEFRTHKVIYRRYAGLFFSLCVDITDNELAYLECIHLFVEILDHFFSNVCELDLVFNFHKVYLILDEFILAGELQETSKKAIIERMGELEKQD; this is translated from the exons ATG ATCCGATTCATATTGCTCCAGAACAGGCAAGGCAAGACACGTCTTGCCAAGTATTATGTCCCTCTTGAGGAATCTGAGAAACATAAAGTTGAATACGAG GTTCATCGATTGGTTGTCAATAGAGATCCCAAGTTCACTAATTTCGTCGAG TTTCGAACTCATAAGGTTATCTACAGGAGATATGCTGGATTGTTTTTCTCACTATGTGTTGATATAACTGATAACGAGTTAGCATATTTAGAGTGTATCCATTTGTTTGTTGAGATACTGGATCACTTCTTCAGCAATGTGTGCGAGCTAGATCTGGTATTTAACTTTCACAAG GTGTACTTGATTCTGGACGAGTTCATTCTTGCCGGGGAACTTCAAGAAACTAGCAAAAAG GCAATTATCGAAAGAATGGGTGAATTAGAGAAGCAAGATTGA